The following proteins are co-located in the Anas platyrhynchos isolate ZD024472 breed Pekin duck chromosome 1, IASCAAS_PekinDuck_T2T, whole genome shotgun sequence genome:
- the LOC101795565 gene encoding protein mono-ADP-ribosyltransferase PARP12 isoform X1 — MSDPVVCSFLTKTLCAQGGRLGLTELREHIDLSEQQLMETLRAAGPRRFLLTADDGLPTEVLAVSDVRVCVLKECPGCDRLHLCKLHLGGKCNLGPRACRYSHDISSTENKKVLKTHELSGLSEDELRVLLLQNDPFFLPDVCQFYNRKGGACNQKNNCSRLHICRHYLKGNCKFFVCKRSHKLLDEHSLRVLETAGIDAKIVANFQIIYDHKHVEFNKEQNKEKTKPHHHRVYYCKPVKTSMKKQADTMSEEQKLPLETTVGSGVHVPPSKASKDPSSNEPPQSQLQLPAGARGKDEGKKDDSSANILKDKKEDNTEEICLFYVWKYCKHNDKCRSIHYHLPYRWQVFNGFTWNDLSMMEEIEKAYCDPKMNSIADKNINFQTMTCSSSLLRRLSTPSSVTQPMFVLTTKWIWYWQNDQGQWVEYGEQAKGDVVNSPSSDILENLYLADPDATVPFQAGLYGYQLNFKEMTQTNIYSKTQRRVCRRPKFVSYEEVQKIKQSSQRDSSIPNQACPPHWDPFDLSDLKYKAVEISNTSSEYKEIKKQFEQTMKTYNIVRVQRIQNPSLWKVFQWKKEQMKKEAGKKEVNERLLFHGTKDARLEDICINNFDWRTCGSNGANYGKGSYFARDASYSHEYCQSAVKANVMFMARVLVGDYVRGREDYVRPPPKSVDGLCFYDSCVDNKLNPSIFVIFEKNQIYPEYLIEYKEAGKKCIIS, encoded by the exons ATGAGCGACCCGGTGGTGTGCAGCTTCCTCACCAAGACCCTGTGTGCCCAGGGCGGCCGGCTGGGGCTCACAGAGCTCCGGGAGCACATCGACCTGTCGGAGCAGCAGCTGATGGAGACGCTGCGGGCAGCGGGGCCCCGGCGGTTCCTGCTAACTGCAGATGACGGCCTCCCCACCGAGGTGCTGGCCGTGTCGGACGTGCGGGTCTGTGTCCTCAAGGAGTGCCCGGGCTGCGACCGCCTGCACCTCTGCAAGCTGCACCTCGGGGGCAAGTGCAACCTGGGTCCCAG AGCTTGTAGGTACTCTCATGACATCAGCAGCACTGAGAACAAAAAAGTCCTAAAGACCCATGAGTTGTCTGGCCTCAGTGAGGATGAGCTGCGAGTCCTGCTTCTCCAAAATgaccctttcttccttcctgat GTCTGCCAATTTTACAACAGAAAGGGTGGTGCCTGCAACCAGAAAAACAATTGCAGCAGGCTTCATATTTGCCGACACTATCTCAAAGGAAATTGTAAATTTTTTGTATGCAAGAGATCCCATAAGCTCTTGGATGAACACTCACTGAGAGTGTTGGAAACTGCAGGCATTGATGCAAAGATAGTTGCAAACTTCCAAATTATATACGATCACAAGCATGTGGAGTTCAACAAGGAACAGAACAAGGAGAAAA CTAAACCCCATCATCACCGTGTTTACTACTGTAAGCCAGTAAAAACTTCGATGAAAAAACAGGCAGATACAATGAGCGAAGAACAGAAGCTACCTTTAGAAACAACAGTGGGCTCCGGGGTGCATGTACCACCTTCAAAAGCTTCAAAAG ATCCCAGTAGCAACGAACCTCCTCAGAGCCAactccagctgccagcaggtGCCAGAGGTAAAGATGAAG GTAAAAAAGACGATTCCTCTGCGAACATTTTGAAGGACAAGAAGGAAGATAACACTGAAGAGATCTGCTTGTTCTATGTCTGGAAGTACTGCAAACATAATG ACAAATGCAGATCGATTCATTACCATTTGCCATATCGATGGCAAGTATTTAATGGGTTCACCTGGAATGACCTTTCCATGATGGAGGAAATTGAAAAGGCCTATTGTGACCCAAAAATGAACAG TATAGCAGATAAGAACATTAATTTCCAGACAATGACCTGCTCCTCTTCATTGCTTCGACGTCTCTCTACACCATCATCTGTCACACAACCCATGTTTGTATTGACTACAAAGTGGATTTGGTATTGGCAGAATGACCAAGGCCAGTGGGTTGAATATGGAGAACAGGCAA AAGGTGATGTTGTGAACTCGCCATCTTCTGACATACTTGAGAATTTGTATCTGGCAGATCCAGATGCCACCGTACCTTTCCAGGCTGGCTTGTATGGTTACCAGCTCAATTTTAAAG AAATGACCCAGACAAACATTTATTCTAAAACTCAAAGACGGGTCTGCAGGCGACCAAAGTTTGTGTCTTATGAAGAAGTGCAGAAGATAAAGCAAAG CAGTCAGAGGGATTCTTCTATTCCAAATCAAGCCTGTCCTCCCCACTGGGATCCATTTGACTTGTCTGACTTAAAATACAAG GCAGTGGAGATCAGTAACACATCCTCtgaatacaaagaaataaagaagcagTTTGAGCAGACTATGAAAACCTACAACATCGTTAGAGTACAAAGGATTCAGAATCCATCACTCTGGAAAGTATTTCAGTG GAAAAAGGAGCAAATGAAGAAGGAAGCTGGAAAGAAGGAAGTAAACGAAAGGCTCCTGTTCCATGGAACCAAGGATGCCCGCCTGGAAGATATCTGCATAAACAACTTTGACTGGAGAACTTGTGGAAGCAATGGAGCCAACTATGGAAAGG GAAGTTACTTTGCTAGAGATGCTTCATATTCCCATGAGTACTGTCAGTCTGCAGTGAAAGCAAACGTCATGTTCATGGCTCGTGTATTGGTTGGAGATTATGTTCGAGGCAGGGAAGACTACGTTCGCCCCCCACCAAAGTCTGTTGATGGGCTTTGTTTTTATGACAGTTGTGTGGACAACAAGTTAAATCCCTCCATTTTTgttatctttgaaaaaaatcaaatttaccCAGAGTATCTGATAGAATATaaggaggcaggaaaaaaatgtattatatcTTAA
- the LOC101795565 gene encoding protein mono-ADP-ribosyltransferase PARP12 isoform X3 produces MSDPVVCSFLTKTLCAQGGRLGLTELREHIDLSEQQLMETLRAAGPRRFLLTADDGLPTEVLAVSDVRVCVLKECPGCDRLHLCKLHLGGKCNLGPRACRYSHDISSTENKKVLKTHELSGLSEDELRVLLLQNDPFFLPDVCQFYNRKGGACNQKNNCSRLHICRHYLKGNCKFFVCKRSHKLLDEHSLRVLETAGIDAKIVANFQIIYDHKHVEFNKEQNKEKTKPHHHRVYYCKPVKTSMKKQADTMSEEQKLPLETTVGSGVHVPPSKASKDPSSNEPPQSQLQLPAGARGKDEDDSSANILKDKKEDNTEEICLFYVWKYCKHNDKCRSIHYHLPYRWQVFNGFTWNDLSMMEEIEKAYCDPKMNSIADKNINFQTMTCSSSLLRRLSTPSSVTQPMFVLTTKWIWYWQNDQGQWVEYGEQAKGDVVNSPSSDILENLYLADPDATVPFQAGLYGYQLNFKEMTQTNIYSKTQRRVCRRPKFVSYEEVQKIKQSSQRDSSIPNQACPPHWDPFDLSDLKYKAVEISNTSSEYKEIKKQFEQTMKTYNIVRVQRIQNPSLWKVFQWKKEQMKKEAGKKEVNERLLFHGTKDARLEDICINNFDWRTCGSNGANYGKGSYFARDASYSHEYCQSAVKANVMFMARVLVGDYVRGREDYVRPPPKSVDGLCFYDSCVDNKLNPSIFVIFEKNQIYPEYLIEYKEAGKKCIIS; encoded by the exons ATGAGCGACCCGGTGGTGTGCAGCTTCCTCACCAAGACCCTGTGTGCCCAGGGCGGCCGGCTGGGGCTCACAGAGCTCCGGGAGCACATCGACCTGTCGGAGCAGCAGCTGATGGAGACGCTGCGGGCAGCGGGGCCCCGGCGGTTCCTGCTAACTGCAGATGACGGCCTCCCCACCGAGGTGCTGGCCGTGTCGGACGTGCGGGTCTGTGTCCTCAAGGAGTGCCCGGGCTGCGACCGCCTGCACCTCTGCAAGCTGCACCTCGGGGGCAAGTGCAACCTGGGTCCCAG AGCTTGTAGGTACTCTCATGACATCAGCAGCACTGAGAACAAAAAAGTCCTAAAGACCCATGAGTTGTCTGGCCTCAGTGAGGATGAGCTGCGAGTCCTGCTTCTCCAAAATgaccctttcttccttcctgat GTCTGCCAATTTTACAACAGAAAGGGTGGTGCCTGCAACCAGAAAAACAATTGCAGCAGGCTTCATATTTGCCGACACTATCTCAAAGGAAATTGTAAATTTTTTGTATGCAAGAGATCCCATAAGCTCTTGGATGAACACTCACTGAGAGTGTTGGAAACTGCAGGCATTGATGCAAAGATAGTTGCAAACTTCCAAATTATATACGATCACAAGCATGTGGAGTTCAACAAGGAACAGAACAAGGAGAAAA CTAAACCCCATCATCACCGTGTTTACTACTGTAAGCCAGTAAAAACTTCGATGAAAAAACAGGCAGATACAATGAGCGAAGAACAGAAGCTACCTTTAGAAACAACAGTGGGCTCCGGGGTGCATGTACCACCTTCAAAAGCTTCAAAAG ATCCCAGTAGCAACGAACCTCCTCAGAGCCAactccagctgccagcaggtGCCAGAGGTAAAGATGAAG ACGATTCCTCTGCGAACATTTTGAAGGACAAGAAGGAAGATAACACTGAAGAGATCTGCTTGTTCTATGTCTGGAAGTACTGCAAACATAATG ACAAATGCAGATCGATTCATTACCATTTGCCATATCGATGGCAAGTATTTAATGGGTTCACCTGGAATGACCTTTCCATGATGGAGGAAATTGAAAAGGCCTATTGTGACCCAAAAATGAACAG TATAGCAGATAAGAACATTAATTTCCAGACAATGACCTGCTCCTCTTCATTGCTTCGACGTCTCTCTACACCATCATCTGTCACACAACCCATGTTTGTATTGACTACAAAGTGGATTTGGTATTGGCAGAATGACCAAGGCCAGTGGGTTGAATATGGAGAACAGGCAA AAGGTGATGTTGTGAACTCGCCATCTTCTGACATACTTGAGAATTTGTATCTGGCAGATCCAGATGCCACCGTACCTTTCCAGGCTGGCTTGTATGGTTACCAGCTCAATTTTAAAG AAATGACCCAGACAAACATTTATTCTAAAACTCAAAGACGGGTCTGCAGGCGACCAAAGTTTGTGTCTTATGAAGAAGTGCAGAAGATAAAGCAAAG CAGTCAGAGGGATTCTTCTATTCCAAATCAAGCCTGTCCTCCCCACTGGGATCCATTTGACTTGTCTGACTTAAAATACAAG GCAGTGGAGATCAGTAACACATCCTCtgaatacaaagaaataaagaagcagTTTGAGCAGACTATGAAAACCTACAACATCGTTAGAGTACAAAGGATTCAGAATCCATCACTCTGGAAAGTATTTCAGTG GAAAAAGGAGCAAATGAAGAAGGAAGCTGGAAAGAAGGAAGTAAACGAAAGGCTCCTGTTCCATGGAACCAAGGATGCCCGCCTGGAAGATATCTGCATAAACAACTTTGACTGGAGAACTTGTGGAAGCAATGGAGCCAACTATGGAAAGG GAAGTTACTTTGCTAGAGATGCTTCATATTCCCATGAGTACTGTCAGTCTGCAGTGAAAGCAAACGTCATGTTCATGGCTCGTGTATTGGTTGGAGATTATGTTCGAGGCAGGGAAGACTACGTTCGCCCCCCACCAAAGTCTGTTGATGGGCTTTGTTTTTATGACAGTTGTGTGGACAACAAGTTAAATCCCTCCATTTTTgttatctttgaaaaaaatcaaatttaccCAGAGTATCTGATAGAATATaaggaggcaggaaaaaaatgtattatatcTTAA
- the LOC101795565 gene encoding protein mono-ADP-ribosyltransferase PARP12 isoform X4: protein MSDPVVCSFLTKTLCAQGGRLGLTELREHIDLSEQQLMETLRAAGPRRFLLTADDGLPTEVLAVSDVRVCVLKECPGCDRLHLCKLHLGGKCNLGPRACRYSHDISSTENKKVLKTHELSGLSEDELRVLLLQNDPFFLPDVCQFYNRKGGACNQKNNCSRLHICRHYLKGNCKFFVCKRSHKLLDEHSLRVLETAGIDAKIVANFQIIYDHKHVEFNKEQNKEKTKPHHHRVYYCKPVKTSMKKQADTMSEEQKLPLETTVGSGVHVPPSKASKDPSSNEPPQSQLQLPAGARGKDEDDSSANILKDKKEDNTEEICLFYVWKYCKHNDKCRSIHYHLPYRWQVFNGFTWNDLSMMEEIEKAYCDPKMNSIADKNINFQTMTCSSSLLRRLSTPSSVTQPMFVLTTKWIWYWQNDQGQWVEYGEQGEGDVVNSPSSDILENLYLADPDATVPFQAGLYGYQLNFKEMTQTNIYSKTQRRVCRRPKFVSYEEVQKIKQSSQRDSSIPNQACPPHWDPFDLSDLKYKAVEISNTSSEYKEIKKQFEQTMKTYNIVRVQRIQNPSLWKVFQWKKEQMKKEAGKKEVNERLLFHGTKDARLEDICINNFDWRTCGSNGANYGKGSYFARDASYSHEYCQSAVKANVMFMARVLVGDYVRGREDYVRPPPKSVDGLCFYDSCVDNKLNPSIFVIFEKNQIYPEYLIEYKEAGKKCIIS from the exons ATGAGCGACCCGGTGGTGTGCAGCTTCCTCACCAAGACCCTGTGTGCCCAGGGCGGCCGGCTGGGGCTCACAGAGCTCCGGGAGCACATCGACCTGTCGGAGCAGCAGCTGATGGAGACGCTGCGGGCAGCGGGGCCCCGGCGGTTCCTGCTAACTGCAGATGACGGCCTCCCCACCGAGGTGCTGGCCGTGTCGGACGTGCGGGTCTGTGTCCTCAAGGAGTGCCCGGGCTGCGACCGCCTGCACCTCTGCAAGCTGCACCTCGGGGGCAAGTGCAACCTGGGTCCCAG AGCTTGTAGGTACTCTCATGACATCAGCAGCACTGAGAACAAAAAAGTCCTAAAGACCCATGAGTTGTCTGGCCTCAGTGAGGATGAGCTGCGAGTCCTGCTTCTCCAAAATgaccctttcttccttcctgat GTCTGCCAATTTTACAACAGAAAGGGTGGTGCCTGCAACCAGAAAAACAATTGCAGCAGGCTTCATATTTGCCGACACTATCTCAAAGGAAATTGTAAATTTTTTGTATGCAAGAGATCCCATAAGCTCTTGGATGAACACTCACTGAGAGTGTTGGAAACTGCAGGCATTGATGCAAAGATAGTTGCAAACTTCCAAATTATATACGATCACAAGCATGTGGAGTTCAACAAGGAACAGAACAAGGAGAAAA CTAAACCCCATCATCACCGTGTTTACTACTGTAAGCCAGTAAAAACTTCGATGAAAAAACAGGCAGATACAATGAGCGAAGAACAGAAGCTACCTTTAGAAACAACAGTGGGCTCCGGGGTGCATGTACCACCTTCAAAAGCTTCAAAAG ATCCCAGTAGCAACGAACCTCCTCAGAGCCAactccagctgccagcaggtGCCAGAGGTAAAGATGAAG ACGATTCCTCTGCGAACATTTTGAAGGACAAGAAGGAAGATAACACTGAAGAGATCTGCTTGTTCTATGTCTGGAAGTACTGCAAACATAATG ACAAATGCAGATCGATTCATTACCATTTGCCATATCGATGGCAAGTATTTAATGGGTTCACCTGGAATGACCTTTCCATGATGGAGGAAATTGAAAAGGCCTATTGTGACCCAAAAATGAACAG TATAGCAGATAAGAACATTAATTTCCAGACAATGACCTGCTCCTCTTCATTGCTTCGACGTCTCTCTACACCATCATCTGTCACACAACCCATGTTTGTATTGACTACAAAGTGGATTTGGTATTGGCAGAATGACCAAGGCCAGTGGGTTGAATATGGAGAACAG GGAGAAGGTGATGTTGTGAACTCGCCATCTTCTGACATACTTGAGAATTTGTATCTGGCAGATCCAGATGCCACCGTACCTTTCCAGGCTGGCTTGTATGGTTACCAGCTCAATTTTAAAG AAATGACCCAGACAAACATTTATTCTAAAACTCAAAGACGGGTCTGCAGGCGACCAAAGTTTGTGTCTTATGAAGAAGTGCAGAAGATAAAGCAAAG CAGTCAGAGGGATTCTTCTATTCCAAATCAAGCCTGTCCTCCCCACTGGGATCCATTTGACTTGTCTGACTTAAAATACAAG GCAGTGGAGATCAGTAACACATCCTCtgaatacaaagaaataaagaagcagTTTGAGCAGACTATGAAAACCTACAACATCGTTAGAGTACAAAGGATTCAGAATCCATCACTCTGGAAAGTATTTCAGTG GAAAAAGGAGCAAATGAAGAAGGAAGCTGGAAAGAAGGAAGTAAACGAAAGGCTCCTGTTCCATGGAACCAAGGATGCCCGCCTGGAAGATATCTGCATAAACAACTTTGACTGGAGAACTTGTGGAAGCAATGGAGCCAACTATGGAAAGG GAAGTTACTTTGCTAGAGATGCTTCATATTCCCATGAGTACTGTCAGTCTGCAGTGAAAGCAAACGTCATGTTCATGGCTCGTGTATTGGTTGGAGATTATGTTCGAGGCAGGGAAGACTACGTTCGCCCCCCACCAAAGTCTGTTGATGGGCTTTGTTTTTATGACAGTTGTGTGGACAACAAGTTAAATCCCTCCATTTTTgttatctttgaaaaaaatcaaatttaccCAGAGTATCTGATAGAATATaaggaggcaggaaaaaaatgtattatatcTTAA
- the LOC101795565 gene encoding protein mono-ADP-ribosyltransferase PARP12 isoform X2, giving the protein MSDPVVCSFLTKTLCAQGGRLGLTELREHIDLSEQQLMETLRAAGPRRFLLTADDGLPTEVLAVSDVRVCVLKECPGCDRLHLCKLHLGGKCNLGPRACRYSHDISSTENKKVLKTHELSGLSEDELRVLLLQNDPFFLPDVCQFYNRKGGACNQKNNCSRLHICRHYLKGNCKFFVCKRSHKLLDEHSLRVLETAGIDAKIVANFQIIYDHKHVEFNKEQNKEKTKPHHHRVYYCKPVKTSMKKQADTMSEEQKLPLETTVGSGVHVPPSKASKDPSSNEPPQSQLQLPAGARGKDEGKKDDSSANILKDKKEDNTEEICLFYVWKYCKHNDKCRSIHYHLPYRWQVFNGFTWNDLSMMEEIEKAYCDPKMNSIADKNINFQTMTCSSSLLRRLSTPSSVTQPMFVLTTKWIWYWQNDQGQWVEYGEQGEGDVVNSPSSDILENLYLADPDATVPFQAGLYGYQLNFKEMTQTNIYSKTQRRVCRRPKFVSYEEVQKIKQSSQRDSSIPNQACPPHWDPFDLSDLKYKAVEISNTSSEYKEIKKQFEQTMKTYNIVRVQRIQNPSLWKVFQWKKEQMKKEAGKKEVNERLLFHGTKDARLEDICINNFDWRTCGSNGANYGKGSYFARDASYSHEYCQSAVKANVMFMARVLVGDYVRGREDYVRPPPKSVDGLCFYDSCVDNKLNPSIFVIFEKNQIYPEYLIEYKEAGKKCIIS; this is encoded by the exons ATGAGCGACCCGGTGGTGTGCAGCTTCCTCACCAAGACCCTGTGTGCCCAGGGCGGCCGGCTGGGGCTCACAGAGCTCCGGGAGCACATCGACCTGTCGGAGCAGCAGCTGATGGAGACGCTGCGGGCAGCGGGGCCCCGGCGGTTCCTGCTAACTGCAGATGACGGCCTCCCCACCGAGGTGCTGGCCGTGTCGGACGTGCGGGTCTGTGTCCTCAAGGAGTGCCCGGGCTGCGACCGCCTGCACCTCTGCAAGCTGCACCTCGGGGGCAAGTGCAACCTGGGTCCCAG AGCTTGTAGGTACTCTCATGACATCAGCAGCACTGAGAACAAAAAAGTCCTAAAGACCCATGAGTTGTCTGGCCTCAGTGAGGATGAGCTGCGAGTCCTGCTTCTCCAAAATgaccctttcttccttcctgat GTCTGCCAATTTTACAACAGAAAGGGTGGTGCCTGCAACCAGAAAAACAATTGCAGCAGGCTTCATATTTGCCGACACTATCTCAAAGGAAATTGTAAATTTTTTGTATGCAAGAGATCCCATAAGCTCTTGGATGAACACTCACTGAGAGTGTTGGAAACTGCAGGCATTGATGCAAAGATAGTTGCAAACTTCCAAATTATATACGATCACAAGCATGTGGAGTTCAACAAGGAACAGAACAAGGAGAAAA CTAAACCCCATCATCACCGTGTTTACTACTGTAAGCCAGTAAAAACTTCGATGAAAAAACAGGCAGATACAATGAGCGAAGAACAGAAGCTACCTTTAGAAACAACAGTGGGCTCCGGGGTGCATGTACCACCTTCAAAAGCTTCAAAAG ATCCCAGTAGCAACGAACCTCCTCAGAGCCAactccagctgccagcaggtGCCAGAGGTAAAGATGAAG GTAAAAAAGACGATTCCTCTGCGAACATTTTGAAGGACAAGAAGGAAGATAACACTGAAGAGATCTGCTTGTTCTATGTCTGGAAGTACTGCAAACATAATG ACAAATGCAGATCGATTCATTACCATTTGCCATATCGATGGCAAGTATTTAATGGGTTCACCTGGAATGACCTTTCCATGATGGAGGAAATTGAAAAGGCCTATTGTGACCCAAAAATGAACAG TATAGCAGATAAGAACATTAATTTCCAGACAATGACCTGCTCCTCTTCATTGCTTCGACGTCTCTCTACACCATCATCTGTCACACAACCCATGTTTGTATTGACTACAAAGTGGATTTGGTATTGGCAGAATGACCAAGGCCAGTGGGTTGAATATGGAGAACAG GGAGAAGGTGATGTTGTGAACTCGCCATCTTCTGACATACTTGAGAATTTGTATCTGGCAGATCCAGATGCCACCGTACCTTTCCAGGCTGGCTTGTATGGTTACCAGCTCAATTTTAAAG AAATGACCCAGACAAACATTTATTCTAAAACTCAAAGACGGGTCTGCAGGCGACCAAAGTTTGTGTCTTATGAAGAAGTGCAGAAGATAAAGCAAAG CAGTCAGAGGGATTCTTCTATTCCAAATCAAGCCTGTCCTCCCCACTGGGATCCATTTGACTTGTCTGACTTAAAATACAAG GCAGTGGAGATCAGTAACACATCCTCtgaatacaaagaaataaagaagcagTTTGAGCAGACTATGAAAACCTACAACATCGTTAGAGTACAAAGGATTCAGAATCCATCACTCTGGAAAGTATTTCAGTG GAAAAAGGAGCAAATGAAGAAGGAAGCTGGAAAGAAGGAAGTAAACGAAAGGCTCCTGTTCCATGGAACCAAGGATGCCCGCCTGGAAGATATCTGCATAAACAACTTTGACTGGAGAACTTGTGGAAGCAATGGAGCCAACTATGGAAAGG GAAGTTACTTTGCTAGAGATGCTTCATATTCCCATGAGTACTGTCAGTCTGCAGTGAAAGCAAACGTCATGTTCATGGCTCGTGTATTGGTTGGAGATTATGTTCGAGGCAGGGAAGACTACGTTCGCCCCCCACCAAAGTCTGTTGATGGGCTTTGTTTTTATGACAGTTGTGTGGACAACAAGTTAAATCCCTCCATTTTTgttatctttgaaaaaaatcaaatttaccCAGAGTATCTGATAGAATATaaggaggcaggaaaaaaatgtattatatcTTAA
- the LOC101795565 gene encoding zinc finger CCCH-type antiviral protein 1 isoform X5 has product MSDPVVCSFLTKTLCAQGGRLGLTELREHIDLSEQQLMETLRAAGPRRFLLTADDGLPTEVLAVSDVRVCVLKECPGCDRLHLCKLHLGGKCNLGPRACRYSHDISSTENKKVLKTHELSGLSEDELRVLLLQNDPFFLPDVCQFYNRKGGACNQKNNCSRLHICRHYLKGNCKFFVCKRSHKLLDEHSLRVLETAGIDAKIVANFQIIYDHKHVEFNKEQNKEKTKPHHHRVYYCKPVKTSMKKQADTMSEEQKLPLETTVGSGVHVPPSKASKDPSSNEPPQSQLQLPAGARGKDEGKKDDSSANILKDKKEDNTEEICLFYVWKYCKHNDKCRSIHYHLPYRWQVFNGFTWNDLSMMEEIEKAYCDPKMNSIADKNINFQTMTCSSSLLRRLSTPSSVTQPMFVLTTKWIWYWQNDQGQWVEYGEQGEGDVVNSPSSDILENLYLADPDATVPFQAGLYGYQLNFKEMTQTNIYSKTQRRVCRRPKFVSYEEVQKIKQSSQRDSSIPNQACPPHWDPFDLSDLKYKD; this is encoded by the exons ATGAGCGACCCGGTGGTGTGCAGCTTCCTCACCAAGACCCTGTGTGCCCAGGGCGGCCGGCTGGGGCTCACAGAGCTCCGGGAGCACATCGACCTGTCGGAGCAGCAGCTGATGGAGACGCTGCGGGCAGCGGGGCCCCGGCGGTTCCTGCTAACTGCAGATGACGGCCTCCCCACCGAGGTGCTGGCCGTGTCGGACGTGCGGGTCTGTGTCCTCAAGGAGTGCCCGGGCTGCGACCGCCTGCACCTCTGCAAGCTGCACCTCGGGGGCAAGTGCAACCTGGGTCCCAG AGCTTGTAGGTACTCTCATGACATCAGCAGCACTGAGAACAAAAAAGTCCTAAAGACCCATGAGTTGTCTGGCCTCAGTGAGGATGAGCTGCGAGTCCTGCTTCTCCAAAATgaccctttcttccttcctgat GTCTGCCAATTTTACAACAGAAAGGGTGGTGCCTGCAACCAGAAAAACAATTGCAGCAGGCTTCATATTTGCCGACACTATCTCAAAGGAAATTGTAAATTTTTTGTATGCAAGAGATCCCATAAGCTCTTGGATGAACACTCACTGAGAGTGTTGGAAACTGCAGGCATTGATGCAAAGATAGTTGCAAACTTCCAAATTATATACGATCACAAGCATGTGGAGTTCAACAAGGAACAGAACAAGGAGAAAA CTAAACCCCATCATCACCGTGTTTACTACTGTAAGCCAGTAAAAACTTCGATGAAAAAACAGGCAGATACAATGAGCGAAGAACAGAAGCTACCTTTAGAAACAACAGTGGGCTCCGGGGTGCATGTACCACCTTCAAAAGCTTCAAAAG ATCCCAGTAGCAACGAACCTCCTCAGAGCCAactccagctgccagcaggtGCCAGAGGTAAAGATGAAG GTAAAAAAGACGATTCCTCTGCGAACATTTTGAAGGACAAGAAGGAAGATAACACTGAAGAGATCTGCTTGTTCTATGTCTGGAAGTACTGCAAACATAATG ACAAATGCAGATCGATTCATTACCATTTGCCATATCGATGGCAAGTATTTAATGGGTTCACCTGGAATGACCTTTCCATGATGGAGGAAATTGAAAAGGCCTATTGTGACCCAAAAATGAACAG TATAGCAGATAAGAACATTAATTTCCAGACAATGACCTGCTCCTCTTCATTGCTTCGACGTCTCTCTACACCATCATCTGTCACACAACCCATGTTTGTATTGACTACAAAGTGGATTTGGTATTGGCAGAATGACCAAGGCCAGTGGGTTGAATATGGAGAACAG GGAGAAGGTGATGTTGTGAACTCGCCATCTTCTGACATACTTGAGAATTTGTATCTGGCAGATCCAGATGCCACCGTACCTTTCCAGGCTGGCTTGTATGGTTACCAGCTCAATTTTAAAG AAATGACCCAGACAAACATTTATTCTAAAACTCAAAGACGGGTCTGCAGGCGACCAAAGTTTGTGTCTTATGAAGAAGTGCAGAAGATAAAGCAAAG CAGTCAGAGGGATTCTTCTATTCCAAATCAAGCCTGTCCTCCCCACTGGGATCCATTTGACTTGTCTGACTTAAAATACAAG GACTGA